One window of the Equus caballus isolate H_3958 breed thoroughbred chromosome 2, TB-T2T, whole genome shotgun sequence genome contains the following:
- the NEFL gene encoding neurofilament light polypeptide: MSSFSYEPYYSTSYKRRYMETPRVHISSVRSGYSTARSAYSSYSAPVSSSLSVRRSYSSSSGSLMPSLENLDLSQVAAISNDLKSIRTQEKAQLQDLNDRFASFIERVHELEQQNKVLEAELLVLRQKHSEPSRFRALYEQEIRDLRLAAEDATNEKQALQGEREGLEETLRNLQARYEEEVLSREDAEGRLMEARKGADEAALARAELEKRIDSLMDEIAFLKKVHEEEIAELQAQIQYAQISVEMDVSSKPDLSAALKDIRAQYEKLAAKNMQNAEEWFKSRFTVLTESAAKNTDAVRAAKDEVSESRRLLKAKTLEIEACRGMNEALEKQLQELEDKQNADISAMQDTINKLENELRTTKSEMARYLKEYQDLLNVKMALDIEIAAYRKLLEGEETRLSFTSVGSITSGYTQTSQVFGRSAYGGLQTSSYLMSARSFPTYYTSHVQEEQIEVEETIEAAKAEEAKDEPPSEGEAEEEEKEKEEAEEEEAAEEEEAAKEESEEAKEEEAGGEGEEGAKVEEAAKVEEAKVEEGAKVEEAKVEEGEETKEAEEEEKKDEGAGEEQAAKKKD; this comes from the exons ATGAGTTCCTTCAGCTACGAGCCGTACTACTCGACCTCCTACAAGCGGCGCTACATGGAGACTCCCCGGGTGCACATCTCCAGCGTGCGCAGCGGCTACAGCACCGCGCGCTCCGCTTACTCCAGCTACTCGGCGCCCGTCTCCTCCTCGCTGTCCGTGCGCCGCAGTTACTCTTCCAGCTCTGGCTCCTTGATGCCCAGTCTCGAGAACCTCGACCTGAGCCAGGTGGCCGCCATCAGCAACGACCTCAAGTCTATCCGCACCCAGGAGAAGGCGCAGCTGCAGGACCTCAACGACCGCTTCGCCAGCTTCATCGAGCGCGTGCACGAGCTGGAGCAGCAGAACAAGGTCCTGGAAGCTGAGCTGCTGGTGCTGCGCCAGAAGCACTCCGAGCCCTCCCGCTTCCGGGCGCTGTACGAGCAGGAGATCCGCGACCTGCGCCTGGCGGCGGAAGACGCCACCAACGAGAAGCAGGCGCTCCAGGGCGAGCGCGAAGGGCTGGAGGAGACCCTGCGCAACCTGCAGGCGCGCTATGAAGAGGAGGTGCTGAGCCGCGAGGACGCCGAGGGCCGGCTGATGGAAGCCCGCAAAGGAGCCGACGAGGCGGCTCTCGCCCGCGCCGAGCTCGAAAAGCGCATCGACAGCCTGATGGACGAAATCGCCTTTCTGAAGAAAGTGCACGAAGAGGAGATCGCCGAGCTGCAGGCGCAGATCCAGTACGCGCAGATCTCCGTGGAGATGGACGTGTCCTCCAAGCCCGACCTCTCCGCCGCGCTCAAGGACATCCGCGCCCAGTACGAGAAGCTGGCCGCCAAGAACATGCAGAACGCCGAAGAGTGGTTCAAGAGCCGCTTCACCGTGCTGACCGAGAGCGCCGCCAAGAACACCGACGCGGTGCGCGCCGCCAAGGACGAGGTGTCCGAGAGCCGCCGCCTGCTCAAGGCCAAGACCCTGGAGATCGAAGCGTGCCGGGGCATGAACGAAGCGCTGGAGAAGCAGCTGCAGGAGCTGGAGGACAAGCAGAACGCCGACATTAGTGCTATGCAG GACACAAtcaacaaattagaaaatgaattGAGAACCACGAAGAGTGAGATGGCGCGATACCTGAAGGAATACCAAGACCTCCTTAACGTGAAGATGGCCTTGGACATCGAGATTGCAGCATACAG gaaACTCTTGGAAGGTGAAGAGACCCGACTCAGTTTCACCAGCGTGGGAAGCATAACCAGCGGCTACACCCAGACCTCCCAGGTCTTTGGCCGATCTGCCTACGGCGGTTTACAGACCAGCTCCTACTTGATGTCCGCCCGCTCCTTCCCAACCTACTACACCAGCCACgtccaggaggagcagatcgAGGTGGAGGAGACCATTGAGGCTGCGAAAGCCGAGGAAGCCAAGGACGAGCCCCCCTctgaaggagaagctgaagaggaggagaaggagaaggaagaggctgaggaagaggaggcagctgAAGAGGAAGAAG CTGCCAAGGAAGAATCTGAGGAGGCCaaggaggaagaagcaggaggTGAGGGTGAAGAAGGAGCTAAAGTAGAAGAAGCAGCAAAAGTTGAAGAAGCTAAAGTAGAAGAAGGAGCTAAAGTAGAAGAAGCTAAAgttgaagaaggagaagaaaccaaagaagctgaggaggaggagaaaaaagatgaaGGTGCCGGGGAGGAGCAAGCAGCCAAGAAGAAAGATTGA